The Perognathus longimembris pacificus isolate PPM17 chromosome 12, ASM2315922v1, whole genome shotgun sequence genome includes the window cccggccggcccCTGCGGCCCGCCCCTTCCGGTGGCCCCGGAAGCGACCCCGGGCCTCCGCTTCCGGGCCGAGCGTCCGCACGCGGAGCCGCCGAGCCGAGCGCGGAGTGAGGGCAgcgcccctctccccgcccccggcgccgCCATGGAGGAGCCCGGCGTGGAGGCGCTGctggcgcgggcggcgcgggacGAGGAGGAGACGCGGCGGCGCCTGGAGGTGCAcaaggagctggagctggagttcGACCTGGGGAACCTGCTGGCGGTGGACCGCAACCCCCCGACGGCGCTGCGCgcggccgggcccgggccggCGGGCGAGGCGGCGCTGCGGGCGCTGGCGCGGGACAACGCGCAGCTGCTGGTGAACCGGCTGTGGGCGCtgccggcggcgggcgcgggcgcgggcgagGCGGCGCTGGCCCGGCTGCCGGAGCCCGCCACGCGCCTGCCCCGCGCGAagcccgcgccgcgcccgcgcccgctcaCGCGCTGGCAGCAGTTCGCGCGCCTCAAGGGCATCCGCCCGCGCAAGCGGGGCAGCCTGGCGTGGGACGAGGCGAGCGGCGAGTGGCGGCGGCGCTGGGGCTACCGGCGCGCGCGCGACGACTCCCGCGAGTGGCTGCTCGAGGTGCCCGCCGGCGCCGACCCGCTCGAGGACCAGTTCGCCCGGCGCCGCGCCGCCAAGCGGGAGCGCGTGGCCCGCAACGAGCTGAACCGCCTGCGCAACCTGGCGCGCGCGCACGGGCGGCCGCCGCCCCCCGGCGCCGCGGGCCTGCGCCCCGCCGGCCACCAGAGCCGCGCCGAGCTGGGCCGCGCCCTGCGCGTGGCCCGGGCCTCCACCGCCTCGGCCGGCCGCTTCCAGCCGCGCCTGCCCCGcgagccgcccgccccgcccggccccggccccgggcgcaAGCGCCGCTTCCGGCCCGTGCTCGGGGACTTCGCCGCCGAGAAGCGGGGCCAGCTGGAGCTGCTGCGCGTCCTGGGCAGCAAGAAGCCCGCGCTGGACGTGACCCGGGCCGTCCACAAGCAGATgcgggaggaggaccaggaggaggccgCCAAGAGGAGGAGCAGCGGCCGCCGCCAGGGCCAGAGGAGAGGGGGCCGGCCGCGGCCCGGGGgcaagggccagggccagggcggccCCCCCGGCCCGGGAGGCAAGAAGAAAGGGGGACCCGGGGGCAAGACGCATGCCCGGCCGCCCGGCGCGGGTGGCAAGAGGAAAGGCGGCGGGCAGCGCCCCGGAGGGAAGAGGCGCAAGTGACGACCCCATTCGCACGCCCTGTAGCGGGGAGTCGGAGGCCGGGGCCCCCAACGTGCACCCCACCACCGAGACGAGACTTGGGTTGACTTTGGTCGGGCGTATCAGAACCTGTGGATGGGGGAAACCTTGGTGGGGACCGGGAATTCTACAGCCATCTTTACCTTTTTGGGGTACGGGGTGAGAGCGGGTCCTTATTTTTAACAGTAAACTTTTCATGAAAGCTTAATGCCTGTACTAGTGTTGCTTATAACTTTCGACCGTTGGTAAGAACTGCCCATGACATCTGCGATCCAGATTCCCAGTGGAGGTTATTTTTGTAGGTTTCCTGAAGCCAAAGCAGTTAACTTAGAATGGTTTCGACAAGGTCACTTTTGCTAAGAAAACTCAACCGTTCGTTtaaatatctatgtatttatatatactaaAAATGTAGTGCAACTGGCGTAAGGAAAAACTTACTTTCCACCGTTGAATCCGTTCTGCTAAATAATAACTTGGGGCTATGCTAACAATAATAGTAACTGGCTGTGTTTATAACCTCAAGGTTTTCAAGTAGAGCCTGCTTTGGGGATAGAGACCCTCAAAGTCTGTCAGCTGGGATGTCATCACCTCTCAGTGTCAAGTTGGCTTGTACTGTTTTGGTTAGGAGGTGAAATGCGTTTTCCCCTCCATCAGTCAGTCTCCTGT containing:
- the Rrs1 gene encoding ribosome biogenesis regulatory protein homolog; protein product: MEEPGVEALLARAARDEEETRRRLEVHKELELEFDLGNLLAVDRNPPTALRAAGPGPAGEAALRALARDNAQLLVNRLWALPAAGAGAGEAALARLPEPATRLPRAKPAPRPRPLTRWQQFARLKGIRPRKRGSLAWDEASGEWRRRWGYRRARDDSREWLLEVPAGADPLEDQFARRRAAKRERVARNELNRLRNLARAHGRPPPPGAAGLRPAGHQSRAELGRALRVARASTASAGRFQPRLPREPPAPPGPGPGRKRRFRPVLGDFAAEKRGQLELLRVLGSKKPALDVTRAVHKQMREEDQEEAAKRRSSGRRQGQRRGGRPRPGGKGQGQGGPPGPGGKKKGGPGGKTHARPPGAGGKRKGGGQRPGGKRRK